The following are encoded together in the Budorcas taxicolor isolate Tak-1 chromosome 4, Takin1.1, whole genome shotgun sequence genome:
- the LOC128046932 gene encoding cullin-1-like produces the protein MSSDWSQNPSELNHVGIDKLWDNIRAGIQQVYSRQSMVKSRYIELYTLLYNHCLYVSPQDQTKSKKEQKQREDENVGFELYKRIKEFLKNHLTNLPKDGEDLMDIGILKFYTQQWEDYRFSSKVLNGICARLNKHLLNMTNNEGHKVCEIYSLAMVTWRDCLFRPLNKQVTNAVLKLIEKERNGESINTRLISGAIQSYMELGVNEDDQFEEGPMLTVYKEVFESQFLAETERYYTRKSTELLQQNPVTEYMKEVEAFLLEERRRAQAYLHQSTKGKLVRKCRQVLVEKHLEIFLTEFQNLLNTNKSEDLGRMYKLVYRIKNGLGEFKKLLETHIHNQGLLAIEKCGEAALNDPRMYVEIVLNIHKKYNTLVISAFRNHADFVAALDKACSGFINNNAVTKMAQTSSKSPELLARYCDSLLKKSSKNPEEAELEDTLNHVMTVFKYMDDKDVVQKFYTKMLAKRLVRQNSASEDAEASMISKLKQACGFEYTSKLQRMFQDIGVSKALNAQFKKHLMDSEPLDLDFSIHVLSYGWWPFEESCTVLLPSELEPCYQRFTAFYASYYSDRKLSWAYQLSEGELVTNYFKNNYTLHASTFQMAVLLQYNMEDAYTVQQLTDSTQIKMDIVAQVLQILLKFKLLVLEDKSANVDEVELKPDTLIKLHFGYKSKKLRVNISLPMKIEQKREQETMYKNIEEDRKLLIQAAIVRIMKMRKVVKHQQLLGEVVTQLSSIFKPQISVIKKCIDILIEKEYLERVGDEKDTYSYLA, from the coding sequence ATGTCATCGGACTGGAGCCAGAATCCCAGTGAACTGAATCATGTTGGCATTGACAAGCTCTGGGATAACATCAGAGCGGGAATCCAGCAAGTGTATTCCAGACAAAGTATGGTGAAATCCAGATACATAGAACTCTACACTCTTCTTTATAACCACTGTTTATATGTGTCCCCTCAAGACCAGACTAAATCAAAAAAGGAGCAGAAGCAGAGGGAAGATGAGAATGTTGGCTTCGAATTATACAAACGAATTAAAGAATTTTTGAAGAATCACTTAACAAATCTTCCTAAGGATGGAGAAGATTTGATGGATATAGGAATACTGAAGTTCTATACTCAACAATGGGAAGATTACCGGTTTTCGAGCAAAGTGCTGAATGGGATTTGTGCCCgcctcaataaacatttacttaaTATGACAAATAATGAAGGACACAAAGTTTGTGAAATATATTCTCTTGCAATGGTGACTTGGAGAGATTGTCTTTTCAGACCATTGAATAAACAAGTAACAAATGCTGTTTTAAAACtgattgaaaaggaaagaaatggtgaaTCCATCAATACAAGACTGATAAGTGGGGCTATACAGTCTTACATGGAACTGGGGGTGAATGAAGATGATCAGTTTGAGGAGGGCCCTATGCTAACAGTGTACAAAGAAGtctttgaatctcagtttttGGCTGAAACAGAGAGATACTATACCAGAAAGAGTACTGAATTGTTGCAGCAGAACCCAGTTACCGAATATATGAAAGAGGTGGAGGCTTTTCTGCTGGAGGAGCGGCGGAGGGCCCAGGCCTACCTTCACCAGAGCACCAAGGGCAAGCTAGTCAGGAAATGCAGGCAGGTGCTTGTGGAGAAACACTTAGAGATTTTCCTCACAGAATTTCAGAATTTACTGAACACCAACAAAAGTGAAGATTTGGGTCGCATGTATAAGCTCGTATATAGAATCAAGAATGGCCTGGGAGAATTTAAAAAACTCCTGGAGACACACATTCATAATCAGGGTCTTTTAGCAATTGAGAAGTGTGGAGAAGCTGCTTTAAATGACCCCAGAATGTATGTAGAGATAGTGTTGAACATCCATAAAAAATACAATACCCTGGTGATATCAGCATTCAGGAACCATGCTGACTTCGTGGCTGCACTGGACAAAGCTTGCAGTGGCTTCATAAACAACAATGCAGTTACCAAAATGGCTCAGACATCCAGTAAATCCCCCGAGTTGCTGGCTCGATACTGTGACTCCTTGTTGAAGAAGAGTTCCAAGAACCCAGAAGAAGCAGAACTAGAAGACACACTTAACCACGTGATGACAGTCTTCAAGTATATGGACGACAAAGATGTGGTTCAGAAGTTCTACACGAAAATGCTGGCCAAAAGGCTTGTCCGTCAGAACAGTGCAAGTGAGGACGCTGAAGCAAGCATGATCTCTAAGTTAAAGCAAGCTTGTGGTTTTGAGTATACCTCCAAACTTCAGCGGATGTTTCAAGACATTGGTGTAAGCAAAGCTTTGAATGCGCAGTTCAAAAAGCACCTGATGGATTCAGAGCCTTTGGACTTAGATTTCAGTATTCACGTTCTGAGTTATGGATGGTGGCCCTTTGAGGAatcttgtacagttcttttgccaTCAGAGCTGGAACCATGTTATCAGCGCTTCACAGCATTTTATGCCAGCTATTACAGTGACAGAAAGTTGTCATGGGCATATCAACTGTCTGAAGGAGAATTAGTAACAAACTACTTCAAAAACAACTACACTTTGCATGCATCTACATTCCAGATGGCTGTCCTGCTCCAGTACAACATGGAAGATGCTTACACCGTTCAACAGTTGACAGACAGCACTCAGATCAAAATGGACATTGTGGCACAAGTCTTACAGATTTTATTGAAGTTTAAGTTACTGGTTTTGGAAGACAAAAGTGCAAATGTTGATGAGGTGGAATTGAAGCCAGACACcttaataaaattacattttggtTATAAAAGTAAGAAATTAAGGGTTAATATCAGCTTGCCAATGAAAATTGAACAGAAGCGGGAACAAGAAACCATGTACAAAAACATTGAGGAAGATCGCAAACTGCTGATCCAGGCGGCTATTGTGAGAATAATGAAAATGAGGAAGGTTGTAAAACACCAGCAGTTACTTGGAGAAGTAGTGACTCAGTTGTCCTCAATATTCAAGCCTCAGATCTCAGTGATTAAGAAATGCATTGACATTCTGATCGAGAAAGAATATTTGGAGCGAGTGGGTGATGAAAAGGACACATACAGTTACTTGGCTTAA